A single window of Stomatohabitans albus DNA harbors:
- a CDS encoding RDD family protein: MINTNNPIPIKNRIKELLFDYLIILLYLALLFAATMMFYAFSFKGIPEMTELQSQLLVTVTSVIPIILIFSYLDYSKDGSIGKRIAGLTLFYERKSMKASLIRNGIKFLPWQLGHVSTIHGVYTNFNLPSITLSIFSMSFGALLLLMALLRQDKRHLGDLFASTQVQLNSK; this comes from the coding sequence ATGATTAATACCAACAACCCAATCCCAATTAAAAATAGGATAAAAGAGTTGCTTTTTGATTATCTGATCATTCTTCTCTATCTGGCGCTCTTATTCGCAGCAACGATGATGTTCTACGCATTTTCCTTTAAGGGTATTCCTGAAATGACTGAATTGCAATCCCAGCTACTTGTAACTGTAACATCAGTAATTCCTATTATTCTAATCTTTTCTTACTTAGACTATTCAAAAGATGGAAGTATTGGAAAAAGAATCGCTGGTTTGACCCTTTTCTATGAGAGGAAATCTATGAAAGCCAGTTTAATAAGGAATGGCATAAAATTTCTACCCTGGCAGCTAGGACACGTTTCTACGATTCATGGTGTATATACAAACTTCAATTTGCCATCAATCACATTGTCTATATTCAGTATGTCATTCGGCGCACTATTATTGCTAATGGCTCTTTTAAGACAAGACAAGAGGCACTTAGGAGACCTTTTTGCTAGCACTCAAGTTCAATTGAATAGTAAATAA
- the ettA gene encoding energy-dependent translational throttle protein EttA, whose protein sequence is MAEFVYVMKGLTKVVPPAKELLSNIWLSFLPGAKIGVIGQNGAGKSTLMKIMAGVDTEFEGEAWAADGVKIGYLPQEPELDETKTVRENIMDGIGDAVALVEEYNTLTASMGDMDPDEMDKAIERMGVLQDKIEAVDGWDIDRTVEIAMDALRVPDGDSPVTHLSGGERRRVALCRLLLSKPDMLLLDEPTNHLDAETIAWLERFLDEYPGTVVCITHDRYFLDNVAGWILEMDHGKGLPFEGNYSAWLAAKEERLRIEAKGENKRQKTLARELEWVNASPRARQAKSKARISAYEELVAQSNSRENAELELKIPMTGRLGDLVVDASHITKGYEDRGLLIEDLTFKLPPGGIVGVIGANGAGKSTLFRMIVGEEAPDAGEIKVGDTVDIAYVNQGRDELDPNKTIFEEITDNNDLLMIGGREVNGRAYCAQFNFKGSDQQKKVGQCSGGERNRIHLAKLLRRGGNLLLLDEPTNDLDVDTLRALEEGLVNYPGCAVVISHDRWFLDRIATHMLAFEGDSQVYWYPGGYSDYAEDHKKRTGGDDQPHRLKYKPITR, encoded by the coding sequence ATGGCCGAGTTTGTGTATGTCATGAAGGGGCTCACCAAGGTGGTGCCCCCTGCTAAAGAGTTACTGAGCAATATCTGGTTGAGCTTCTTACCCGGCGCCAAAATCGGGGTGATTGGCCAAAATGGTGCAGGTAAATCCACCTTGATGAAAATTATGGCTGGGGTTGACACCGAGTTTGAAGGTGAAGCCTGGGCTGCTGATGGCGTGAAGATTGGCTATCTCCCCCAAGAGCCAGAACTAGATGAAACCAAAACCGTTCGTGAAAACATCATGGATGGTATTGGTGATGCGGTAGCCCTTGTTGAGGAATACAACACCCTTACCGCCAGTATGGGCGATATGGACCCCGACGAGATGGATAAGGCCATCGAACGGATGGGGGTGCTCCAAGACAAGATTGAAGCGGTTGATGGGTGGGATATTGATCGCACCGTAGAGATCGCAATGGATGCCCTACGTGTTCCCGATGGTGACAGTCCCGTAACGCATCTCTCTGGTGGTGAGCGCCGCCGGGTAGCCTTGTGTCGTCTATTGCTGAGCAAACCGGATATGTTGCTGCTAGACGAACCAACGAACCACCTTGATGCCGAGACGATCGCCTGGTTAGAGCGCTTTTTGGATGAGTACCCGGGCACCGTTGTGTGTATCACGCACGATCGGTACTTCTTGGATAACGTTGCCGGTTGGATTCTTGAGATGGACCATGGCAAGGGGCTGCCCTTTGAAGGCAACTACTCTGCCTGGTTGGCCGCGAAGGAAGAACGTCTCCGTATTGAAGCCAAGGGTGAGAATAAGCGCCAAAAAACGTTGGCCCGTGAGCTTGAGTGGGTGAATGCATCGCCGCGTGCGCGCCAAGCTAAGAGTAAAGCACGTATCAGTGCCTACGAAGAGTTAGTTGCCCAGTCCAATAGTCGTGAGAATGCTGAGTTGGAATTGAAGATTCCGATGACTGGTCGATTAGGTGACTTAGTTGTTGATGCGTCACACATCACTAAGGGCTATGAAGATCGTGGTCTGTTGATTGAGGACCTTACCTTTAAGTTGCCTCCCGGCGGCATCGTTGGGGTGATTGGTGCAAACGGTGCTGGGAAATCCACGCTCTTTCGGATGATTGTGGGTGAAGAGGCGCCTGATGCCGGTGAAATCAAGGTGGGGGACACCGTTGACATCGCCTATGTGAATCAGGGGCGAGACGAATTAGACCCCAACAAAACGATTTTTGAAGAAATTACTGATAACAATGACTTGCTGATGATTGGTGGCCGTGAAGTGAACGGGCGTGCCTATTGTGCGCAGTTCAACTTCAAAGGTTCTGACCAGCAGAAGAAGGTTGGCCAGTGCTCAGGTGGTGAACGCAACCGTATCCACCTTGCCAAACTGTTGCGCCGTGGTGGCAACTTGTTGTTGCTTGACGAACCAACGAACGACCTTGATGTGGATACCTTGCGTGCCCTGGAAGAAGGGCTAGTGAACTACCCCGGTTGTGCCGTGGTCATCAGCCACGATCGCTGGTTCTTGGACCGCATCGCAACCCATATGCTCGCCTTTGAGGGAGACTCCCAGGTCTACTGGTATCCCGGTGGCTACAGCGACTACGCAGAAGACCACAAGAAACGCACCGGAGGCGATGACCAACCCCATCGGTTGAAGTACAAGCCCATTACACGATAG